GGGCGCGATACAAGCGGAGTTGAGCAAACCAGCCTTGCTTACGCCAGTTGCGGCCAATGGTATGCACCTGGTCAATGTGCGGGTGGCTGGTGAGCATTGCCTGGGTGTCGTCATACACCAGGGCGTCAACTTCCACGTCCGGCCAGTTTTTTTTCAACACGGTAAAGACCGGCGAGGTCAGCAGGACGTCACCGTGGTGACGCAGCTTGATGATCAGCACGCGTTTTGGCGGACGCTCCGCTGTGAAAAAATCAGACATAGGCTCTCTCTGCTGCCAGCAAAGGCTCTAATTGCGCAAAAACCGCAGCGGCGCTGAGGTCGCTGAGCTGCGATGAATCTTTCGGGCGGCAGATAATTTGATTTTTTCCGTAGCCGCCGATAAGGCCCGGATCGGTTGGGCCGTAAAGCGTAATATTAGGTCGATCGAGGGCTGCCGTCAGGTGGCTCAGTCCCGTATCGACGGAAACCACGGCGGTAGCACCTGCCAGTTGCTGTGCAACGCCATCGAGCTTCATGCGAGGCAGAACCTCGACGTGATCAAATCCTTCGGCCAGACGTTTGGCTCGCGCCTCTTCGTGCGGTGCGCCCCACGGGAGTTTTATCCGCAGGCCTGAGTTGCTAAGCATCTCGATCAATTCCCGCCAGTGAGATTCTGGCCAGTGCTTGTCGTCGCGCGTCGTGGCATGCAGGAAGATCAGGTTCGGCTGGGCATCAGGTGACGTTTCATGCAAGAAATGCTGTGATATGGCGTAATCGCCCTGTGTTTCAGGTTTCGTGTAACCGAGGCTTTTCGCAAACAGCTCGCGGGTGCGTTCGACGGCGTGCTGCTGTTTAGCGATGGCGTGACGACGGTTATAGAACAGGCTCGCCAGCGGTTCGCGGGCGCTATGCCAGTCCATACCGTGCTTGACGCCATGCGCCAGGCGTGTGACCAGCGCGGCGCTTTTGACTAGCCCCTGGGCGTCAATAATCGCATCGTAGTGCTGAGCCTGGATTGCTTCGCGAAAGGCTGTGCGCTCGGCTTTAATCGGCGCGGAAAACCACGCTTTACGCCAGCGGCGAATCGCCACCGGGATCACGTGGTCTACCGATTCATGCCAGGTGGGGATTTGCGCGAAGCCATCTTCCACCACCCAGTCAAAACGAATGCCGGGGATGGCGCGCATCGCATCCGTCAGGGACGGCAACGTGTGCAGGACATCGCCCATCGAAGAGGTTTTTACGATCAAGACCCGCATTCGTTATCCTTCATCGTTCAACAGCAGATCGTTGAGTTCATCGAGGACACGCTGCGGCGTAATGTCGATCAGACTCTGGTGATAACCTTCTGCCGCATCGCCTTTGCGCACTTTGTGATAGCCGGTGATCAAACGAATCACCCGCGCTTTATGTGACAGCGGCGGCGTGAAGTCTGGGCTGCTTGGGCCATAGAGCGCGACCAGCGGGCGGTTCAGCGCAGCGGCGACGTGCATCAGGCCGGAATCGTTGGTGACGACCGCTTTACAAGCCGCCAACAAAATAACCGCCTGTTCCAGCTGGGTTTCGCCCGCCAGATTGCGGCACCAGGCCTGCTGTTCGTTGCTCAGCGTGGCGAGAATTTCGTTGCCCGCTTCGTGATCTTTCGCCGAACCGAACAGTACAACCTGATAGCCTTCGTCGATCAGCTGTTTTGCCAGCTCGGCGTAGTGATAGTGCGGCCAGCGCTTTGCCGGACCGAATTCTGCACCAGGGCAGAAGCCGATCATCGGGCGCTCTGCCGACAGGCCAAATGCATTACAGGTCTGCGATTTTTCGCCGTCATGCACCTGCAGCTGCGGCCACAGCAGCGGCTGCGGCAGATCTTTCGCCGAGAGCATCACACCTTTGTCGTACGCCAGTGCCACGTAACGCTCGACCATTAACGGCCAGGCGGCTTTATCCAGCACGCGCGCATCGTTGAGCAGACCGTAGCGCATCTCGCCACGCCAGCCGGTGCGGTGCGGCACGCCAGCAAAGAACGGCACTAAGGCAGATTTAAAGGAGTTCGGCAGGACATACGCGCGATCATAGCGTTTCTCGCGCAGGCTATGCCCGAGCTTGCGGCGTTCGCCAATTTCCAGCGCCCCGTGGCCAAGCGGCATTGGGATTGCTTCGTTGACTTCCGGCATGCGCGACAATAGCGGACGGCACCACGCGGGTGCCATCACGTCGATTATCGCCTGGGGATAGCGCGCCTTGAGCGTGCGATAGAGACTTTGCGACATCATCATGTCGCCCACCCAGGACGGGCCAATCACCAGAATTCTCATGATTATGAATCGCGGTTCAGCCAGGCCATATATTCCGTCACGCCTTCGGCAACGGTCTTGAACGGCTTGTCGTAGCCCGCAGCACGCAGGTTAGTCAGATCCGCCTGGGTGAACGCCTGGTAGCGACCTTTCAGTTTTTCCGGGAACGGAATGTATTCGAGGCTGCCTTTTTGATGGTAAGCCAGCGCCGCATCGGCCACGGCCTGGAAAGATTCCGCGCGACCGGTACCCAGGTTGAAGATGCCGGAGACACCGTTTTCCCAGAACCACAGATTCACCGCCGCCACATCGCCCACGTAGACGAAATCGCGTTTGAAGCCATCGCTGCCTTCAAACAATTTCGGGCTTTCGCCGTTGTTCAACTGGGTGTTCAGGTGGAATGCCACGCTCGCCATGCTGCCTTTGTGGCCTTCGCGCGGTCCGTAGACGTTGAAGTAGCGGAAGCCGACGATCTGGGAATTCGCTTCTGGCAGAATCTGACGCACGTATTCGTCGAACAGGAATTTGGAGTAACCGTACACGTTCAGCGGCTGCTCGTATTCGCGCGATTCAATAA
Above is a window of Lelliottia jeotgali DNA encoding:
- a CDS encoding ADP-heptose--lipooligosaccharide heptosyltransferase II, encoding MMMSQSLYRTLKARYPQAIIDVMAPAWCRPLLSRMPEVNEAIPMPLGHGALEIGERRKLGHSLREKRYDRAYVLPNSFKSALVPFFAGVPHRTGWRGEMRYGLLNDARVLDKAAWPLMVERYVALAYDKGVMLSAKDLPQPLLWPQLQVHDGEKSQTCNAFGLSAERPMIGFCPGAEFGPAKRWPHYHYAELAKQLIDEGYQVVLFGSAKDHEAGNEILATLSNEQQAWCRNLAGETQLEQAVILLAACKAVVTNDSGLMHVAAALNRPLVALYGPSSPDFTPPLSHKARVIRLITGYHKVRKGDAAEGYHQSLIDITPQRVLDELNDLLLNDEG
- a CDS encoding ADP-L-glycero-D-manno-heptose-6-epimerase, encoding MIIVTGGAGFIGSNIIKALNDKGITDILVVDNLKDGTKFVNLVDLNIADYMDKEDFLIQIMAGEEFGEIEAIFHEGACSSTTEWDGKYMMDNNYQYSKEVLHYCLERDIPFLYASSAATYGGRTSDFIESREYEQPLNVYGYSKFLFDEYVRQILPEANSQIVGFRYFNVYGPREGHKGSMASVAFHLNTQLNNGESPKLFEGSDGFKRDFVYVGDVAAVNLWFWENGVSGIFNLGTGRAESFQAVADAALAYHQKGSLEYIPFPEKLKGRYQAFTQADLTNLRAAGYDKPFKTVAEGVTEYMAWLNRDS
- a CDS encoding Lipopolysaccharide heptosyltransferase I — protein: MRVLIVKTSSMGDVLHTLPSLTDAMRAIPGIRFDWVVEDGFAQIPTWHESVDHVIPVAIRRWRKAWFSAPIKAERTAFREAIQAQHYDAIIDAQGLVKSAALVTRLAHGVKHGMDWHSAREPLASLFYNRRHAIAKQQHAVERTRELFAKSLGYTKPETQGDYAISQHFLHETSPDAQPNLIFLHATTRDDKHWPESHWRELIEMLSNSGLRIKLPWGAPHEEARAKRLAEGFDHVEVLPRMKLDGVAQQLAGATAVVSVDTGLSHLTAALDRPNITLYGPTDPGLIGGYGKNQIICRPKDSSQLSDLSAAAVFAQLEPLLAAERAYV